CGATGATGCCCGACGACGGCCTCGAGACGCTCGAATCCCACGACGCCATCCTCCTCGGCGCGGTCGGCCACCCCGAGGTGCCGGACCACGTCACGCTCAACGGCCTCTTGCTCCCCATCCGCAAGGGCTTCGACCAGTCCATCTGCAAGCGTCCCGCCGTCCTCTTCGACGGCGTCGATAGCCCGCTGAAGGGGTATTCGGGCGGCGACATCGACATCCTCGTCTTCCGGGAGAACACCGAGGGCGAGTACGCCGACATCGGCGGCCGCGAACACGCCGGCTTCGAGAACGAGGTGGCGGTCCAGAGTGCGGTCTACACCCGTCGGAGCACCGAGCGCATCGTCCGCGCCGCCTTCGAGGCCGCCACGGAGCGTTCCGGGCATCTGACGAACGTCACGAAGTCGAATGCCCAAGCGCACGGGATGGTCTTCTGGGACGACATCGTCGACGAGGTGAGCGAGGAATACCCCGACGTAGAGGTCGAACGCCTCCTCGTCGACGCCGCGAGCATGGACATGGTGCGCCGCCCGGACGACTTCGATGTGGTCGTCTGCTCGAACCTCTTCGGCGACATCCTCACCGACATCGGCGCCATCGTCACGGGGAGTATGGGCCTCGCCCCCTCCGCGAACATCGACCCCGGCCGCGACCACCCGTCGATGTTCGAACCCGTCCACGGCAGCGCGTTCGACATCATGGGCGAGGGCGTCGCCAACCCGCTCGCGACCGTCCTCTCCGGGTCGCTTATGATTGACCACCTCGGCGAGGACGCCGCCGCCGCGGACCTGTGGGACGCCGTGACAGAGCAGTTGGCCGACGACGACGCGCCGCGGACGCCCGACCTGGGCGGCGACTCCACGACGAAAACCGTCGCGTCGGACCTCGCTGACCGACTCTAGCGGTCCGGAATCGCGCCGTCCGCTCGGAGGCGGTCGATGTCACCCTCGTCGTAGCCGAGTTCGCCCAGAATCGCCTCGGTGTCCTCGCCGAGAAGCGGCGGTGCGCCGTCGAAGCCAGCGGACGCGTTCTCGTAGTTGAGCGGGTGTTCGATGACCGGCACGGTGCCGAGCGCCGGGTGTTCGATTTCGCGCACGACGCCCCGGGCGTCGGTCTGTTCGTTGTCGAGGGCCGTCGGCACGTCGTAGACGGGCGCGACGGGGAGGCCGTGGTCCTCGGCCAGCAGTTCGACCCACTCGTCGGTGGTGCGCTCGCGGAACACCTCCGAGAGTTCGTCTTCGAGTTCGTCCATGTGTTCGACGCGGTCGGGGTTCGACGCGAAGCGGTCGTCGTCGGCGAGGTCCGGGCGCCCGACCGCCTCGCAGAGTTCGCCCCACAGCTTCTGGTTCGCACAGCCGACGTTGAGGTAGCCGTCGGCGGTCGGGTAGGTCTGGTA
This DNA window, taken from Haloplanus vescus, encodes the following:
- a CDS encoding isocitrate/isopropylmalate dehydrogenase family protein, with translation MSYDIALIPGDGIGPTVVDAALPLLDDVATEHGFDIETTRYDWGTERYLDAGAMMPDDGLETLESHDAILLGAVGHPEVPDHVTLNGLLLPIRKGFDQSICKRPAVLFDGVDSPLKGYSGGDIDILVFRENTEGEYADIGGREHAGFENEVAVQSAVYTRRSTERIVRAAFEAATERSGHLTNVTKSNAQAHGMVFWDDIVDEVSEEYPDVEVERLLVDAASMDMVRRPDDFDVVVCSNLFGDILTDIGAIVTGSMGLAPSANIDPGRDHPSMFEPVHGSAFDIMGEGVANPLATVLSGSLMIDHLGEDAAAADLWDAVTEQLADDDAPRTPDLGGDSTTKTVASDLADRL